A genomic region of Paenibacillus sp. PL2-23 contains the following coding sequences:
- a CDS encoding ABC transporter permease subunit: MGYAKRAFPIYLMIVPGMLFFLIFKYLPMIGIVIAFKDYNPFRGFGGSDWVGMDQFVRLFTERDFIPLLSNTLILSAMDIVFYFPMPILMALLLNEIRLAAFKKTVQTVLYAPHFLSWVVIVGMTVVLFSTEFGGVNQLLKSWDLPVLNVLTNESAFRWVWLIQNMWNGVGWGTIIFLAALSSVDPSLYEAAAIDGASRLKQIWHVTLPALSRVIIILFILRLGNFMDLGFEHILLLQNPLNLSVSDVFDTYVYRQGIVQGDFSYSSAVGIFKSLVGLFLIIIANAVAKRAGQEGVY, translated from the coding sequence ATGGGCTACGCAAAAAGGGCATTTCCCATCTATTTAATGATTGTGCCTGGAATGCTTTTTTTTCTCATCTTTAAGTATCTTCCGATGATTGGGATCGTTATTGCTTTCAAGGATTACAATCCGTTTCGCGGTTTCGGCGGGAGCGACTGGGTGGGAATGGATCAGTTCGTCAGACTGTTTACCGAGCGGGATTTTATTCCGCTGCTTTCGAATACGTTAATCTTAAGCGCGATGGATATTGTGTTTTATTTTCCAATGCCCATTCTAATGGCGCTCTTATTAAATGAAATAAGGCTTGCTGCCTTCAAGAAAACAGTGCAAACCGTTCTGTACGCTCCTCACTTCCTGTCCTGGGTCGTCATAGTCGGCATGACGGTGGTCTTGTTCTCCACAGAGTTCGGAGGCGTCAATCAGCTGCTGAAATCTTGGGATCTTCCCGTATTAAATGTATTGACTAACGAATCCGCATTCCGCTGGGTATGGTTAATTCAGAACATGTGGAACGGCGTTGGCTGGGGGACGATCATTTTCCTGGCAGCCTTGTCCTCCGTCGATCCCAGCTTGTACGAGGCGGCGGCAATAGACGGTGCCAGCCGTCTGAAGCAAATTTGGCACGTAACGCTGCCCGCACTTAGCCGAGTCATTATTATCCTGTTTATCTTAAGGCTTGGCAATTTCATGGATCTAGGCTTCGAGCATATCTTGTTGCTGCAAAACCCACTCAATTTAAGTGTTTCCGACGTTTTCGATACGTATGTGTACCGCCAGGGCATTGTGCAAGGCGACTTCAGCTACTCATCCGCGGTCGGTATCTTCAAGTCGTTGGTCGGTTTGTTCCTAATCATCATCGCTAATGCCGTTGCTAAACGGGCTGGGCAAGAGGGGGTCTATTAA
- a CDS encoding family 43 glycosylhydrolase, which yields MGDSYENPILFGNFPDPSILRDGEHYYLVNGGTAWRSMLMWHSRDLVHWTPLYYVLEGYCGNVWAPELVKHGDTYYIYNYGPGDYGPGTNWVVTTKDIHSGPWSEPIPIEGLKGIDPGHVVGEDGRRYVFMSKNMVYPLTDDGLAVAGEGRKVCDDWPIPEDWDIEGVCTESPKLFWRDGWCYLTVAQGGTFGPPTSHCVISYRSQSIFGPWEASPYNPISHTWSREEKWWSKGHATLVDTPAGDWYMIYHGILNGARHLGRMTLMEPLEWTMDGWFKVPDSVLTGEPIPLPVLPSHSTERLLLSDTFDTGRLGLQWNAPTPGINQRLSFEKVGLLLKAQGTSLHDSEPLLCLNQHDAQMVTTELTVEEGSGGGLTFYYSANYSCGIALHDGSLKVFNMGKGWLQNKVNLVPYEDRRIFLQLRNDHGIVSPWYSSDGREWRKINLCFDITGWHPNNINEGTGWVRPGIFAFGTGNVLFGQFRYEQFECIGD from the coding sequence ATGGGCGATAGTTATGAAAATCCGATTCTGTTCGGTAATTTTCCCGACCCATCCATACTGAGGGACGGAGAACATTACTATTTGGTTAATGGCGGGACTGCGTGGCGATCCATGCTTATGTGGCATTCCAGGGATCTTGTCCATTGGACACCGTTGTATTACGTGCTCGAGGGTTATTGCGGCAACGTATGGGCACCGGAGCTCGTGAAGCATGGAGATACGTATTACATCTATAATTATGGTCCTGGAGACTACGGACCTGGGACGAATTGGGTCGTCACGACCAAAGATATTCATAGTGGTCCATGGAGCGAGCCCATCCCCATTGAAGGTCTGAAGGGAATTGATCCCGGTCACGTCGTAGGGGAAGATGGACGACGATATGTTTTTATGTCCAAAAACATGGTGTATCCCTTAACCGATGATGGGCTGGCGGTGGCGGGAGAGGGACGCAAGGTTTGCGATGATTGGCCGATTCCGGAGGATTGGGACATCGAAGGGGTGTGTACAGAATCGCCTAAGTTGTTTTGGCGGGACGGATGGTGTTATTTGACCGTTGCACAAGGAGGTACTTTCGGTCCTCCGACAAGCCATTGTGTCATTAGCTATCGCTCGCAAAGCATCTTTGGTCCTTGGGAAGCCTCACCCTATAATCCGATCAGCCATACCTGGTCTCGCGAGGAAAAATGGTGGTCTAAGGGCCATGCAACGCTTGTAGATACGCCGGCAGGAGACTGGTATATGATTTATCATGGCATTCTCAACGGAGCCCGTCATCTGGGGCGGATGACGCTTATGGAACCATTGGAGTGGACGATGGATGGATGGTTTAAGGTACCCGATAGTGTTTTAACAGGCGAGCCCATTCCGCTACCCGTTCTTCCCAGCCACAGTACAGAGAGATTATTGTTAAGCGATACTTTTGACACGGGCCGACTAGGGTTGCAATGGAACGCTCCGACACCTGGCATTAACCAAAGGCTATCATTTGAGAAAGTAGGCCTTCTCCTGAAAGCGCAAGGAACCAGTCTTCACGACAGTGAACCTCTCTTATGCCTTAATCAGCACGATGCACAGATGGTAACAACGGAGTTGACTGTGGAGGAAGGTTCTGGCGGGGGGTTGACCTTCTATTACAGCGCTAATTATTCGTGCGGCATCGCTTTGCACGACGGAAGCCTCAAGGTATTCAATATGGGCAAAGGCTGGCTGCAAAATAAGGTGAATCTCGTTCCGTACGAAGACAGGCGGATTTTCCTGCAGCTAAGAAATGACCACGGCATTGTAAGTCCCTGGTACAGCAGTGACGGCAGGGAATGGCGGAAAATCAATCTCTGCTTTGACATTACAGGCTGGCATCCCAACAATATTAATGAGGGAACAGGCTGGGTACGGCCGGGTATATTCGCTTTCGGCACCGGGAACGTCCTATTTGGTCAGTTTCGATACGAACAGTTTGAATGCATTGGCGATTAG
- a CDS encoding sulfatase-like hydrolase/transferase, producing MKQPNVVVFFTDQQRFDTTGVHGNPLGLTPNFDRIARAGTHLYNMFTCQPVCGPARSCLQSGKYATTTGCYRNGIPLPQETKTMAHYFKDAGYSTSYIGKWHLASEDPVPAHERGGYDEWLGANLLEFVSDAYDAVLYDNENNRVKLPGYRVDAQTDAAIRYIHKQQDMDHPFFLFLSYLEPHHQNHTDNYPAPDGMEEMYTARWTPPDLAALGGTAHQHLGGYYGMVKRLDEALGRLLDALKSLDMLDNTIILFTSDHGCHFKTRNGEYKRSCHESSIRVPTAIYGPGFMGGGQVRELVSLVDLPPTLLDAAGIEVPADMQGNSVVPLVNRTAAEWPQEVLVQISESMVGRAIRTERWKYCVVDPHKHGGEHAGSERYEEAFLYDLQADPYETNNLIGMETFEAVTSDLRHRLKARMTEIGEPEFEIVPAEQRHPRQRSVTVGEMKHDNWPKHT from the coding sequence ATGAAACAACCCAATGTCGTCGTTTTCTTTACTGATCAGCAACGCTTCGATACGACCGGTGTGCATGGCAATCCCTTAGGTTTGACTCCAAATTTCGATCGCATTGCTAGGGCAGGTACGCATCTCTACAACATGTTTACTTGCCAGCCGGTGTGCGGCCCAGCCAGATCATGTCTTCAAAGCGGCAAGTATGCAACGACGACTGGCTGTTACCGTAATGGCATTCCGCTACCGCAAGAGACCAAAACAATGGCTCATTACTTCAAGGATGCGGGCTACAGCACGAGCTATATAGGCAAGTGGCATTTAGCAAGCGAAGATCCGGTGCCGGCGCATGAGCGTGGAGGCTATGATGAGTGGCTGGGAGCCAATCTGCTGGAATTCGTATCTGACGCATACGATGCGGTATTGTACGATAACGAGAATAACCGCGTGAAGCTCCCAGGTTACCGGGTTGATGCGCAGACGGACGCCGCAATTCGATATATTCATAAGCAACAAGATATGGACCATCCATTTTTTCTGTTCCTTTCCTATTTGGAGCCTCATCATCAGAATCATACCGATAATTATCCTGCTCCTGATGGCATGGAAGAGATGTACACGGCTCGCTGGACACCGCCTGATCTTGCTGCTCTTGGCGGTACCGCGCATCAGCACTTGGGTGGGTATTACGGGATGGTGAAGCGTCTCGATGAAGCCCTCGGACGATTACTGGATGCGCTGAAGAGCCTGGATATGCTGGATAATACCATTATCTTGTTCACATCCGATCACGGCTGCCATTTCAAGACAAGGAATGGAGAATACAAGAGATCCTGCCACGAAAGCTCTATTCGCGTTCCAACCGCGATATACGGTCCAGGCTTTATGGGCGGCGGCCAAGTTCGCGAGCTAGTCAGCCTCGTTGATCTGCCTCCAACATTGCTGGATGCAGCAGGTATTGAGGTGCCTGCTGACATGCAGGGCAACTCCGTTGTCCCGCTTGTGAATCGCACAGCAGCAGAGTGGCCTCAAGAGGTTCTGGTTCAGATTAGCGAATCCATGGTTGGCAGGGCGATCCGGACGGAGCGTTGGAAATATTGTGTGGTCGATCCTCACAAGCATGGAGGAGAGCATGCCGGCTCGGAGCGTTATGAGGAAGCGTTCCTCTATGACTTGCAGGCCGATCCTTACGAAACCAACAATTTAATCGGCATGGAGACTTTTGAAGCTGTAACATCAGATCTGAGGCATAGGCTGAAAGCTAGAATGACGGAGATTGGCGAACCCGAATTCGAAATCGTGCCAGCGGAGCAACGTCATCCTCGTCAAAGAAGTGTAACAGTAGGTGAGATGAAACACGACAATTGGCCGAAGCATACTTAA
- a CDS encoding carbohydrate ABC transporter permease, producing MSTYRAKKSESWLDYIIYTALTISSLVVLIPLLYIVTTSFASEKEYLTRGFFIFPKQWTLDGYFYLLTNPGFITALKNAVVISLVGTFINIALTSLLAYGLSKSWIKGRGTMNFMVLFTMLFSGGMIPTYLVVKELGLVGSYWALWLVMAIAPFHLIVMRGFFGSIPIELEEAGRIDGCSEWRIFSSIYLPLSKAAIATFTLFYFVANWNMYFAAILYLNDNNKWPLQVFLRQMLIQEDSSTGAALHSAFEYTPAAKMAAILIAAFPLLVVYPFLQKYFNQGMLLGSVKG from the coding sequence ATGTCAACATATAGAGCCAAAAAGTCGGAAAGCTGGCTGGATTATATCATTTATACCGCATTGACGATTTCCTCGCTCGTTGTTCTAATTCCGCTATTATATATTGTGACGACATCGTTTGCTTCTGAGAAGGAATACTTGACTCGGGGATTTTTTATCTTCCCCAAACAATGGACACTGGACGGATACTTTTATCTGCTGACGAATCCCGGTTTTATAACCGCATTAAAAAATGCCGTAGTCATTAGCTTGGTAGGAACGTTCATCAACATCGCGTTAACCTCTCTTCTAGCCTATGGCTTGTCGAAGTCATGGATTAAAGGCAGAGGAACGATGAACTTTATGGTTCTATTTACGATGCTGTTCAGTGGCGGCATGATTCCGACCTATCTGGTCGTTAAGGAGCTGGGGTTGGTCGGCAGCTATTGGGCGCTATGGCTTGTCATGGCGATCGCGCCGTTCCATTTGATCGTAATGAGAGGGTTCTTCGGCTCTATTCCAATCGAGCTGGAGGAAGCGGGACGCATCGACGGCTGCAGCGAATGGCGGATATTCTCGAGTATTTATTTGCCTCTCTCCAAAGCGGCGATTGCCACGTTTACGCTCTTCTATTTTGTCGCTAATTGGAACATGTACTTCGCGGCGATTCTCTATTTGAACGACAATAACAAATGGCCGTTGCAGGTGTTTTTGCGTCAAATGCTGATTCAAGAGGATAGCAGCACCGGAGCGGCACTTCATTCGGCTTTCGAATATACGCCTGCAGCCAAGATGGCAGCTATATTGATCGCAGCTTTCCCGCTGCTTGTCGTTTATCCTTTCCTGCAAAAATATTTTAATCAAGGGATGCTGCTCGGCTCAGTGAAGGGCTAA
- a CDS encoding IS1380 family transposase, whose protein sequence is MKIQFTQSKEILLTTHAGLAAVGALLSHTQLSQRLNRSAVKGMENPIHGNGEVMKSYLGLLCQGKSDFDHIEPFRKDTVFQTCLGIRKVPSSPTLRQRLDAAAQTIDANWNDILLQESADLIRNLNAPVTGLDAGEHTVIPLDIDVSPFDNSGTKKEGVSLTYKGTFGYAPIFAYLGREGYGVNLQLREGSTHSQKDGADFLRETIHYARRITSDRLLVRMDSAHDSLENLQVCHAEKDVDYIIKVNLRGASKESWLRVAEDKGISCEQRPGKTTYIGAITFPQKDFDCNLRQVFQVIVRTIDRDGQVLMFPDVEVNVYWTSLTCSPWRVIELYRDHGTSEQFHSELKTDLDLERLPAGKFDTNELVLHAGVFAYNLLRIMGQESLRQDDAPIRGGVGRRRIRTVIQNIIYIAARVSRHARQTSFNFGRYSPWFQTVRRIYQAFA, encoded by the coding sequence ATGAAGATCCAATTCACCCAATCTAAGGAAATCCTCTTAACAACGCATGCAGGCTTGGCTGCGGTCGGTGCGCTGCTTTCCCATACACAGTTGTCTCAGCGTCTTAATCGCTCAGCCGTTAAAGGAATGGAGAATCCGATCCACGGGAACGGCGAAGTCATGAAAAGCTATCTTGGTCTGCTCTGCCAAGGTAAAAGCGATTTCGACCACATCGAGCCTTTTCGCAAAGATACGGTGTTTCAAACATGCCTGGGTATTCGCAAAGTGCCTTCAAGCCCTACGCTCCGTCAGCGACTGGATGCCGCTGCACAAACAATAGATGCCAATTGGAATGACATTCTGTTGCAGGAATCTGCCGACCTCATCCGAAACCTCAATGCCCCGGTAACTGGACTTGACGCAGGCGAGCATACGGTCATACCGCTGGACATTGACGTTTCGCCGTTCGATAACTCCGGCACGAAAAAAGAAGGTGTCTCCCTCACGTACAAAGGAACATTTGGATATGCCCCCATCTTTGCCTATTTGGGCCGAGAAGGGTATGGCGTAAATCTTCAATTGCGTGAAGGTAGTACACACAGCCAGAAAGATGGTGCTGATTTCCTTCGGGAAACGATTCATTACGCTCGTCGCATTACAAGTGATCGTCTACTCGTCCGTATGGATTCTGCTCACGATAGTCTTGAAAACTTGCAAGTTTGCCACGCGGAGAAAGATGTTGACTACATCATTAAAGTCAATCTTCGCGGCGCTTCCAAAGAAAGCTGGCTGCGAGTAGCCGAAGACAAAGGGATATCTTGTGAGCAACGCCCTGGGAAGACCACCTACATCGGCGCGATTACATTTCCACAGAAAGACTTCGATTGTAACCTGCGTCAAGTGTTCCAAGTCATCGTGCGTACGATCGATCGGGATGGGCAGGTGCTCATGTTTCCAGATGTGGAAGTGAACGTTTACTGGACATCTCTGACTTGCTCGCCATGGCGTGTCATTGAGCTTTATCGCGATCATGGCACAAGCGAGCAATTTCATAGTGAGCTTAAGACCGATCTAGATTTGGAGCGATTGCCGGCAGGCAAGTTCGATACGAATGAGCTAGTCCTGCACGCTGGCGTATTCGCCTATAACCTGCTTCGCATCATGGGACAAGAAAGCTTACGTCAAGATGATGCACCGATTCGTGGAGGCGTCGGGCGCCGTCGTATCCGAACTGTCATTCAGAACATCATCTACATCGCAGCTAGAGTCAGCCGCCATGCCCGACAAACGTCCTTCAATTTCGGCCGTTACAGTCCATGGTTCCAAACCGTTCGTCGAATCTACCAGGCATTTGCCTGA
- a CDS encoding alpha-glucosidase/alpha-galactosidase has protein sequence MLKIAMIGAGSVGFTRRLMMDLLAVEEFRDTEFRMMDINEENLTMVVDLCRKMISDNKLAATIHATTNQREAITDADYIICMARVGGLEAFKHDVEIPLKYGVDQCVGDTLGPGGVFFAMRTIPVLLDIAKDIREVAAPNALLLNYSNPMAMNTWAIRRAGGVNVLGLCHGVQGGHKQIARALGLPEEEVDFICAGINHQTWYVQVTHQGMDMTPYLLEAFEKHPELSQREKCRIDVLRRFGYYSTESNGHLSEYLPWYRKRQDELDKWIYKEEWIGGRTAGYLNHCIKKTNEYRELYPKWMSGEAEYIKLGERSHEHGSFIIEALETGRAYRGHFNIENKGLITNLPNGSTIEIPCYVDKNGVQASFVGDLPMQLAATCRASISVQEMAVEAALTGNKELLKLAVLHDPLTAAVCNTEEVWAMCDEMLEALAPWMPQFNGEGRKWKDIPQPVQGSYLKVNQAPATYLPPSLSGAVVNNAQERLSVGHSDN, from the coding sequence TTGTTGAAGATTGCAATGATCGGTGCAGGAAGCGTGGGCTTCACCCGCAGGTTGATGATGGACCTACTTGCAGTAGAGGAGTTCCGGGATACAGAATTCCGTATGATGGATATCAATGAAGAGAACCTGACGATGGTTGTTGATTTATGCCGCAAGATGATTAGTGACAACAAGCTGGCGGCTACTATTCACGCTACAACCAATCAGCGCGAGGCGATTACGGATGCCGATTATATTATCTGTATGGCGCGTGTTGGCGGGCTGGAGGCATTCAAGCATGATGTTGAAATCCCTTTGAAGTATGGAGTGGATCAATGTGTAGGCGATACCCTTGGACCTGGCGGCGTATTTTTTGCGATGCGTACTATTCCGGTGCTACTGGACATTGCGAAGGATATTAGAGAGGTTGCGGCTCCGAATGCACTGCTGCTCAACTACTCCAATCCTATGGCGATGAATACTTGGGCGATTCGACGCGCGGGCGGCGTTAATGTGCTGGGTCTCTGCCATGGGGTTCAAGGAGGCCACAAGCAGATTGCGCGGGCGCTGGGACTGCCGGAAGAGGAAGTGGATTTCATCTGCGCCGGCATTAACCATCAAACCTGGTATGTCCAGGTTACTCATCAAGGCATGGACATGACGCCTTATCTGCTTGAAGCGTTCGAGAAGCACCCGGAGCTGTCGCAGCGCGAGAAATGCCGGATTGACGTGCTGCGCCGCTTTGGCTATTACTCCACAGAGTCTAATGGACACCTGAGCGAATATTTGCCTTGGTACCGGAAGCGTCAGGATGAGCTGGACAAGTGGATTTATAAGGAAGAATGGATTGGCGGCCGCACTGCGGGCTATTTGAATCATTGCATCAAAAAGACAAATGAATATCGCGAGCTTTATCCGAAGTGGATGAGCGGCGAAGCAGAATATATTAAGCTGGGCGAACGCTCCCACGAGCATGGCTCCTTCATCATCGAAGCGCTGGAGACGGGCAGAGCGTACCGAGGTCATTTCAACATCGAGAACAAAGGTCTTATCACGAATCTGCCGAACGGATCAACAATCGAAATTCCATGTTATGTGGACAAAAACGGCGTACAAGCAAGCTTCGTAGGCGACCTGCCAATGCAGCTTGCGGCTACTTGCCGCGCAAGCATCAGCGTGCAGGAAATGGCAGTTGAGGCGGCGCTTACGGGTAATAAGGAGCTGTTGAAGCTTGCCGTGCTGCATGATCCCTTAACGGCAGCAGTATGCAATACGGAAGAAGTATGGGCGATGTGCGACGAGATGCTGGAGGCTTTGGCTCCTTGGATGCCGCAGTTTAATGGCGAAGGCCGCAAGTGGAAGGATATCCCGCAGCCTGTTCAAGGCAGTTATTTGAAGGTCAACCAAGCGCCAGCGACCTATTTGCCGCCTTCGTTAAGCGGAGCGGTCGTGAACAACGCTCAAGAACGTCTGTCCGTCGGCCATAGCGACAATTAA